One Paramisgurnus dabryanus chromosome 8, PD_genome_1.1, whole genome shotgun sequence DNA window includes the following coding sequences:
- the LOC141279843 gene encoding uncharacterized protein, whose protein sequence is MTIYDVKSDSCLDIEITSSTSKERLTAQTLSCITCEKTFSSQRHLERHERKHTEQKLFTRSEISFTTLQEKKLHSEDHREKKKKKQFHCEQCGKICVSSSGLNVHMRIHSDEKPFYCTECGKYFKTKQNLKVHQRIHTGEKPYECPHCGKRFSCKHNLKRHVLLHTNERPYQCSECGKTFRDSRSLKSHQNIHIKEKFYQCSHCDKCYGHKYQLIIHERRHTGEKPYVCAHCGKSFTNSPQFRVHQRVHTGEKPYHCSVCGKSFSVKHTLLKHKRIHTGEKPFKCSQCDKTFACSSSLKNHERVHSGEKPYHCSVCGKSFGQRGTLQNHKRLHTGEKPFKCSQCDKTFSKSDHLKSHQRLHTGEKP, encoded by the exons ATGACCATTTACG atgtgaagagtgattcatgtttggatatagaaataacgtcctcaacatcaaaagagcgactgacagcacaaactctttcctgcatcacctgtgaaaagacattcagctcacagagacatttagagagacatgagagaaaacacacagaacagaaactcttcaccagatctgagatcagctttactaccttacaagagaagaaacttcattcagaagaccacagagagaagaagaagaagaagcagtttCACTGTGAGCAGTGTGGGAAGATTTGTGTCTCTTCCTCTGGTCTAAATGTTCACATGAGGATACACAGTGATGAAAAGCCTTTCTactgcactgaatgtggaaAATACTTCAAAACCAAACAAAATCTTAAAGTTCATCAGAGaattcacacaggagaaaaaccttacGAGTGTCCTCACTGTGGGAAGAGATTTAGCTGTAAACATAATCTGAAGAGACATGTGCTTTTACACACCAATGAGAGACCGTATCAGTGCAGTGAATGTGGGAAAACCTTTAGGGATTCACGTTCATTAAAATCACACCAGAATATTCACATTAAAGAGAAATTCTATCAgtgttcacactgtgataaaTGTTACGGTCATAAATATCAGCTGATAATCCATGAGAGAcgtcatactggagagaaaccttacgtctgcgcTCATTGTGGAAAGAGCTTCACTAATTCACCTCAATTCAGagtccatcagagagttcatactggagagaaaccttatcactgtagtgtctgcGGGAAGAGTTTTAGTGTAAAGCATACATTACTAAAGCAcaagagaattcatacaggtgaaaaacctttcaaatgctctcagtgtgacaagacgtttgCTTGTTCAAGTAGCTTAAAAAACCACGAAAGAGTTCAttctggagagaaaccttatcactgtagtgtctgtgggaagagttttggACAACGGGGTACATTACAAAATCACAAGAgacttcatacaggtgaaaaacctttcaaatgctctcagtgtgacaagacttTTTCTAAGTCAGATCACTTAAAATCTCATCAGAGacttcatactggagagaaaccataa